The Sphingopyxis fribergensis genome contains a region encoding:
- a CDS encoding cupin domain-containing protein, with protein sequence MTGNTTIDPRDDVLGRARVTDTPELEAFYQELAARNAGAFWKRANAIEPWEPETRYRPTLWRYAEMRDMCLRALDLVKPEEAGRRVVTLLNDSDAGRENVAVCGWLFSGMQAMRPGEITPAHKHTASAHRFIMEGKGAYTVVDGHHISLGANDYVLTPGGCWHDHGVVADGEVSIWQDGLDIPLMNSLETNFYAVYDQPAQTAAFPTDDLPLSYGGAGLRPEGVPAWEKPYSPVMVYRWEATRDALWNLAKVSDGTPFDGHMVRYSNPLTGGWALQTMGAHMQMLKPGFRGHAHRHTGNVVYNVAGGRGYSIIGGARFDWETHDIFCVPAWMWHEHVNLDASEEAFLFSFNDFPVMEALGVRIEEPYPDHGGRQPT encoded by the coding sequence ATGACAGGCAACACGACCATCGACCCGCGTGACGATGTACTCGGACGCGCGCGCGTTACCGATACGCCCGAACTGGAGGCTTTTTATCAGGAGCTTGCGGCGCGCAATGCGGGCGCTTTCTGGAAACGCGCCAATGCGATCGAGCCGTGGGAGCCCGAAACGCGCTATCGCCCGACGCTCTGGCGCTATGCCGAGATGCGCGACATGTGCTTGCGCGCGCTCGACCTGGTGAAGCCCGAGGAGGCGGGGCGCCGCGTTGTGACCCTGCTCAACGACAGCGACGCGGGGCGCGAGAATGTCGCGGTGTGCGGCTGGCTGTTCAGCGGGATGCAGGCGATGCGCCCTGGCGAGATCACGCCGGCGCACAAGCACACCGCGTCGGCGCACCGCTTCATCATGGAGGGGAAGGGTGCGTATACCGTCGTCGACGGGCACCACATCAGCTTGGGGGCCAATGACTATGTGCTGACGCCGGGCGGCTGCTGGCACGACCATGGCGTCGTCGCCGACGGCGAGGTGTCGATCTGGCAGGACGGGCTCGATATCCCGTTGATGAACAGCCTCGAGACCAATTTTTACGCCGTCTATGACCAGCCCGCACAGACGGCCGCCTTTCCGACCGACGACCTGCCGCTGAGCTATGGTGGCGCCGGGCTGCGGCCCGAAGGCGTGCCGGCGTGGGAGAAGCCCTATTCGCCGGTGATGGTCTATCGCTGGGAAGCGACGCGCGACGCGCTGTGGAATCTCGCCAAAGTGTCCGACGGCACGCCGTTCGACGGGCATATGGTGCGCTATTCGAACCCGCTGACCGGCGGCTGGGCGCTCCAGACGATGGGCGCGCATATGCAGATGCTGAAGCCCGGTTTTCGTGGGCATGCGCACCGCCACACCGGCAATGTCGTCTATAATGTCGCGGGCGGGCGCGGTTACTCGATCATCGGCGGCGCGCGTTTCGACTGGGAAACGCACGACATTTTCTGCGTCCCCGCCTGGATGTGGCACGAGCATGTCAATCTCGACGCGTCCGAAGAGGCGTTTCTTTTCTCGTTCAACGACTTTCCCGTGATGGAGGCGCTCGGCGTCCGGATCGAGGAACCCTATCCCGACCATGGCGGCCGCCAGCCCACATGA
- a CDS encoding carbon-nitrogen hydrolase family protein, with product MSDVSAPFLPRSRVAAVQAAPVFLDTARTVDKACALIAEAAGNGAQLVAFPEVFVSAYPYWNWLMTPIEGAEWHERLYRASLLIDGPEVAALCNAARDHGCTVVIGINERDPVSVGTLYNTNLIIGADGSLLGRHRKLVPTWAEKLTWAGGDGSSIRVYDTPVGPLGTLACGENTNTLARFALLSQGELVHVANYIALPVAPASYNMAEAIKIRATAHSFEGKVFTIVACSAVSEEIVAAMSEARPQNRELLSRPNSAWSGVIDPHGNLVGEALIDAEGIVYADIDLGECIRPKLMHDIIGGYNRFDIFNLTVDRTPRASALFVDAPPPDDPDEEAP from the coding sequence ATGAGCGACGTGTCGGCACCTTTCCTACCCAGGTCGCGCGTTGCGGCGGTGCAGGCCGCGCCGGTCTTCCTCGACACCGCGCGCACGGTCGACAAGGCGTGCGCGCTGATCGCCGAGGCGGCGGGGAATGGCGCGCAGCTTGTCGCCTTCCCCGAAGTGTTCGTTTCCGCCTATCCCTATTGGAACTGGCTGATGACCCCGATCGAGGGCGCTGAGTGGCACGAGCGCCTCTATCGCGCGTCGCTGTTGATCGACGGGCCCGAGGTCGCCGCGCTGTGCAATGCCGCACGCGATCATGGCTGCACCGTTGTCATCGGGATCAACGAGCGCGATCCGGTCAGCGTCGGGACGCTCTATAACACCAACCTGATCATCGGCGCCGACGGCAGCCTGCTCGGGCGCCACCGCAAGCTGGTGCCGACCTGGGCCGAGAAGCTGACCTGGGCGGGCGGCGACGGCAGCTCGATCCGCGTCTATGACACGCCGGTCGGACCGCTTGGTACGCTCGCGTGCGGCGAGAATACCAACACGCTCGCGCGCTTCGCCTTGCTGTCGCAGGGCGAGCTGGTTCACGTCGCCAATTATATCGCGCTGCCCGTCGCGCCAGCGTCGTACAATATGGCCGAAGCGATCAAGATCCGCGCCACCGCGCACAGCTTCGAGGGCAAGGTCTTCACGATCGTCGCCTGTTCGGCGGTGAGCGAGGAGATCGTCGCCGCGATGTCGGAAGCGCGGCCGCAGAACCGCGAACTGCTCTCACGCCCGAACAGCGCCTGGTCGGGGGTGATCGACCCGCACGGCAATCTGGTCGGCGAGGCGCTGATCGACGCCGAAGGAATCGTCTATGCCGATATCGATCTTGGCGAGTGCATCCGGCCCAAGCTGATGCACGACATCATCGGCGGTTATAACCGCTTCGACATCTTCAACCTGACGGTCGACCGCACCCCCCGTGCGTCGGCGCTGTTCGTCGACGCGCCGCCGCCCGACGATCCCGACGAGGAGGCGCCCTGA
- the kynU gene encoding kynureninase, whose protein sequence is MTDTLLATDVSALDAADPLAAFRDRFHLREGLIYLDGNSLGALPKATGDRLTEVIGSEWGEGLITSWLGAEWSTAPRRIGDKIGRLIGANPGEIVATDSTSVNIFKALTAALSLRRERTLILSEATNFPTDVYMMQGIEAFSGGRVKAVTVAPDAIVDALTEDVAVLLLTQVHYKSGRVRDMAAITQAAHEVGALVVWDLSHSAGAIPVDLNGANADFAIGCGYKFLNGGPGAPAYLFAAARHHAATPVLSGWFGHARPFEFEEDYDPAAGIERFQCGTPPVLGLSALEVGVDLMLEADMAEIRRKSLALGDLFIELMRPLCDTYGFELVSAQGHAERGSQVGYAHRQGYQIVQALKEFDVIADFRAPDILRFGLTPLYLRYRDIVETVERLEKVCATRAWDKPQYHLRAAVT, encoded by the coding sequence ATGACCGACACGCTGCTTGCCACCGATGTGTCGGCGCTCGACGCCGCCGATCCGCTCGCGGCCTTCCGCGACCGCTTTCATCTCCGCGAAGGCCTGATCTATCTCGACGGCAATTCGCTCGGCGCGCTGCCGAAGGCGACGGGCGACCGGCTGACCGAAGTTATCGGCAGCGAATGGGGCGAGGGGCTGATCACCTCATGGCTCGGCGCCGAATGGTCGACCGCGCCGCGGCGCATCGGCGACAAGATCGGCCGACTGATTGGCGCGAACCCCGGCGAGATCGTCGCGACCGATTCGACTTCGGTGAATATCTTCAAGGCGTTGACGGCCGCGCTTTCGTTGCGACGCGAACGGACGTTGATCCTGTCGGAGGCGACGAACTTCCCGACCGACGTCTATATGATGCAGGGCATCGAGGCGTTTTCGGGCGGGCGCGTCAAAGCCGTGACGGTGGCGCCCGACGCGATCGTCGATGCGCTGACCGAGGATGTCGCGGTGCTGCTGCTGACGCAGGTTCACTACAAGTCTGGCCGCGTCCGCGACATGGCGGCGATTACGCAAGCTGCGCACGAGGTTGGCGCGCTCGTCGTATGGGATCTGAGCCACAGCGCGGGCGCCATTCCGGTCGATCTCAACGGCGCGAACGCCGATTTTGCGATCGGTTGCGGATACAAGTTCCTCAACGGCGGTCCCGGCGCGCCCGCCTATCTGTTCGCGGCCGCGCGGCACCATGCCGCCACGCCGGTGCTGTCGGGCTGGTTCGGCCATGCGCGGCCGTTCGAATTCGAGGAGGATTATGACCCCGCCGCGGGGATCGAGCGTTTCCAGTGCGGGACACCGCCGGTGCTCGGCCTGTCGGCGCTGGAAGTCGGCGTCGACCTGATGCTTGAAGCCGACATGGCCGAAATCCGCCGCAAGTCGCTCGCGCTCGGCGACCTGTTTATCGAGCTTATGCGGCCTCTGTGCGACACTTATGGCTTTGAACTGGTGAGCGCCCAAGGCCATGCCGAGCGCGGGAGTCAGGTCGGCTATGCGCACCGCCAAGGCTACCAGATCGTGCAGGCGCTCAAGGAATTTGACGTCATCGCCGACTTCCGCGCGCCCGACATTTTGCGTTTCGGGCTGACGCCGCTTTACCTGCGCTATCGTGACATCGTCGAAACCGTCGAGCGGCTCGAAAAAGTCTGCGCGACGCGCGCGTGGGATAAGCCGCAATATCACCTGCGGGCGGCGGTGACATGA